One region of Intestinimonas massiliensis (ex Afouda et al. 2020) genomic DNA includes:
- the sigE gene encoding RNA polymerase sporulation sigma factor SigE, with protein MKGWTLRLYVRAHRLLARLGLMLPGKIMYIGGSDTLPPPLTRDEESELIARLEEGSEEVRSQLIERNLRLVVYIARRFENTGVGIEDLISIGTIGLIKAVGTYKPAKNIKLATYASRCIENEILMHLRKTANLKSEVSFDEPLNTDWDGNELLLSDILGTENDLVMRPIEEDVDRKLLSDALEKLNDRERLIITLRFGLDGRPERTQKEVADRLGISQSYISRLEKRIISRLKREILRML; from the coding sequence ATGAAGGGCTGGACGCTGCGCCTGTATGTGCGCGCGCATAGACTACTGGCCCGGCTGGGCCTGATGCTGCCGGGAAAGATCATGTATATCGGCGGGAGCGATACCCTGCCGCCCCCCCTGACCCGGGATGAGGAGTCGGAGCTCATCGCCCGGCTGGAGGAGGGGAGCGAGGAGGTCCGCTCCCAGCTCATCGAGCGGAACCTGCGGCTGGTGGTCTATATCGCCCGCCGCTTTGAAAACACCGGCGTTGGCATCGAGGACCTCATCTCCATCGGCACCATCGGACTCATCAAGGCGGTGGGGACCTACAAGCCGGCCAAGAACATCAAGCTGGCCACCTACGCCTCCCGCTGCATTGAAAATGAGATCCTCATGCACCTGCGCAAGACCGCCAACCTGAAAAGCGAGGTCTCCTTCGATGAGCCGCTCAACACCGACTGGGACGGCAACGAGCTGCTGCTCTCCGATATCCTGGGCACCGAAAACGACCTGGTGATGCGCCCCATCGAGGAGGATGTGGACCGCAAGCTCCTGTCCGACGCACTGGAAAAGCTCAATGACCGGGAACGGCTCATCATCACCCTGCGTTTCGGGCTGGACGGCCGGCCGGAGCGGACGCAGAAGGAGGTAGCCGACCGGCTGGGGATCTCTCAGTCCTATATTTCCCGTCTGGAAAAGCGCATCATCTCCCGTCTCAAGCGTGAGATCCTGCGGATGCTGTAA
- a CDS encoding MmcQ/YjbR family DNA-binding protein yields MNRYPWLDGYLMDRPGAEQDYKLEWQWQRYLVRGRMFAAVCTPGAEHKLHAGRTMIILKCDPRLAEAFRAQYPDVVPGFYSHKKTWNSVYLDGQVPDQILRDMCDMSYALVTAKLTKTVRRELGLIP; encoded by the coding sequence ATGAATCGCTATCCATGGCTGGATGGCTACCTGATGGACCGGCCCGGCGCGGAGCAGGACTATAAGCTGGAGTGGCAGTGGCAGCGCTATCTGGTCCGGGGCAGGATGTTTGCGGCGGTCTGCACCCCCGGCGCGGAGCACAAGCTCCATGCGGGGCGCACCATGATTATCCTGAAATGTGACCCCCGTCTGGCCGAGGCCTTTCGGGCGCAGTACCCCGATGTGGTGCCCGGCTTTTACTCCCACAAGAAGACCTGGAACTCCGTCTATCTGGACGGACAGGTCCCTGACCAGATCCTGCGGGACATGTGCGACATGTCCTACGCGCTGGTAACGGCCAAGCTGACCAAAACCGTCCGGCGGGAACTGGGCCTGATCCCCTGA
- the sigG gene encoding RNA polymerase sporulation sigma factor SigG translates to MQGKVEICGVNTAKLKVLKNEETAELLKRTKQGDMKAREELIAGNLRLVLSVIQKFTNRGENVDDLFQVGCIGLIKAIDNFNVDLDVRFSTYGVPMIIGEIRRYLRDNSSLRVSRSMRDTAYKVLQAKERYISEHQKEPTIEEIAQMLEIKREEVVFALDAIVDPVSLYEPVYSDGGDTICVMDQVRDSKNTDESWLEQIALKEAISHLSERERHILNLRFFEGKTQMEVSAEVGISQAQVSRLEKNAINQIKKNL, encoded by the coding sequence GTGCAGGGCAAGGTGGAGATTTGCGGCGTCAATACAGCCAAGCTGAAGGTGTTGAAAAATGAAGAGACGGCGGAGCTGCTGAAAAGGACCAAGCAGGGCGACATGAAGGCGCGGGAAGAGCTGATCGCCGGGAACCTCCGGCTGGTGCTGTCGGTCATCCAGAAGTTCACCAACCGGGGGGAGAACGTGGACGACCTGTTCCAGGTGGGGTGCATCGGCCTCATCAAGGCCATCGACAATTTTAATGTGGACCTGGATGTGCGCTTCTCCACCTACGGTGTGCCCATGATCATCGGGGAGATCCGGCGCTACCTGCGGGACAACAGCTCGCTGCGGGTCTCCCGCTCCATGCGGGACACGGCCTATAAGGTCCTTCAGGCCAAGGAGAGGTATATCAGCGAGCACCAGAAGGAGCCCACCATCGAGGAGATCGCCCAGATGCTGGAGATCAAGCGGGAGGAGGTGGTCTTTGCCCTGGACGCCATCGTGGACCCGGTCTCCCTCTATGAGCCGGTCTACTCCGACGGAGGCGACACCATCTGTGTCATGGACCAGGTGAGAGACAGCAAGAACACCGACGAGAGCTGGCTGGAGCAGATTGCGCTGAAGGAGGCCATTTCCCACCTCTCAGAGCGGGAGCGCCACATTTTAAACCTCCGCTTTTTTGAGGGCAAGACTCAGATGGAGGTGTCGGCGGAGGTGGGGATCTCCCAGGCTCAGGTGTCCCGGTTGGAGAAAAACGCCATCAATCAGATCAAAAAGAACCTGTGA
- a CDS encoding YlmC/YmxH family sporulation protein, translated as MESRMAELRDKEIINISDGCRFGYVGDVELDLETGKVKALVVPGRLRFFGLLGREEDYVFPWECVRRFGEDIILVEAEQTAGRPALDEKRGLLG; from the coding sequence ATGGAGAGCCGGATGGCTGAGCTGCGGGACAAGGAAATCATCAACATCAGCGATGGGTGCCGCTTCGGATATGTGGGGGACGTGGAGCTGGATCTGGAGACCGGCAAGGTCAAAGCGCTGGTGGTGCCGGGACGGCTGCGCTTTTTCGGACTGCTGGGCCGGGAGGAGGATTACGTCTTTCCCTGGGAATGCGTGCGTCGCTTCGGGGAGGACATCATTCTGGTGGAGGCTGAGCAGACCGCCGGCCGGCCGGCGCTGGACGAGAAACGGGGTCTGCTGGGATAA
- the rpsB gene encoding 30S ribosomal protein S2, with product MAVVSMKQLLEAGVHFGHQTRRWNPKMSAYIYTERNGIYIIDLQKTVKKLEEAYNFVRDLSASGQTLLFVGTKKQAQEAIKEEATRCGGYYVNARWLGGMLTNFKTMRGRVDRLNQLKKMQEDGTFDMLPKKEVIKHMGEIAKLEKYLGGVTEMKRLPGALFVVDPRKERNAINEARKLHIPIVAIVDTNCDPDEIDYVIPGNDDAIRAIRLISSVMANAIQEGKQGEDTAADEAAKVNETAAPAEA from the coding sequence ATGGCAGTCGTATCTATGAAACAGCTTCTGGAAGCCGGTGTCCACTTTGGTCACCAGACCCGTCGGTGGAACCCCAAAATGTCCGCTTATATCTACACGGAGCGGAACGGCATCTATATCATCGACCTGCAGAAGACCGTGAAAAAGCTGGAGGAAGCCTATAACTTTGTCCGTGACCTGTCCGCCAGCGGCCAGACTCTGCTGTTTGTGGGCACCAAGAAGCAGGCCCAGGAGGCCATCAAGGAAGAGGCCACCCGTTGCGGCGGCTACTATGTCAACGCCCGCTGGCTGGGCGGCATGCTCACCAACTTCAAGACCATGCGCGGCCGTGTGGACCGTCTGAACCAGCTTAAGAAGATGCAGGAGGACGGTACCTTCGACATGCTGCCCAAGAAGGAAGTCATCAAGCACATGGGCGAGATCGCCAAGCTGGAGAAGTATCTGGGCGGCGTCACCGAGATGAAGCGCCTGCCTGGAGCCCTGTTTGTGGTGGACCCCCGGAAGGAGCGCAACGCCATCAACGAGGCCCGCAAGCTCCATATCCCCATCGTGGCCATCGTGGATACCAACTGCGACCCCGATGAGATCGACTACGTTATCCCCGGCAACGACGACGCCATCCGCGCCATCCGCCTGATCTCCTCCGTCATGGCCAACGCCATCCAGGAGGGCAAGCAGGGCGAGGATACCGCCGCTGACGAGGCTGCCAAGGTCAACGAGACCGCAGCTCCCGCCGAGGCCTGA
- the tsf gene encoding translation elongation factor Ts — protein MAITAKEVQALREMTGVGMMDCKKALTEAEGNMDKAVEILREKGLAASQKKAGRIAAEGAAYAAVIDGVGVVVEVNAETDFVGKNEKFVEFVKGVAAVVAKEKPADMDALMAAPYGNGRTVQEEQQEMVLVIGENIKVRRFALFTEGVCVPYIHAGGKIGVLVNLETSLTAEQVNEVGKDVAMQIAALNPRFLDKSQVDQATLDEEKKIMLVQMENDPKMAAKPDKVKEGIVIGKLGKFYKENCLLQQEFVKDNSMSVEQHIANVAKSLGGTIVLKDAVRFEKGEGIEKKQENFAEEIAKQLGK, from the coding sequence ATGGCAATCACTGCGAAAGAGGTACAGGCTCTGCGCGAAATGACCGGCGTGGGCATGATGGACTGCAAGAAGGCCCTGACGGAGGCCGAAGGCAATATGGACAAGGCCGTCGAGATCCTGCGTGAGAAGGGCTTGGCCGCCTCGCAGAAGAAGGCCGGCCGCATCGCGGCCGAGGGCGCTGCTTATGCCGCTGTCATCGACGGCGTGGGCGTGGTGGTCGAGGTCAACGCCGAGACCGACTTCGTGGGCAAGAACGAAAAGTTTGTGGAATTTGTCAAGGGCGTGGCCGCAGTTGTGGCCAAGGAGAAGCCCGCCGACATGGACGCCCTGATGGCCGCTCCCTACGGCAATGGCCGTACTGTTCAGGAGGAGCAGCAGGAGATGGTCCTGGTCATCGGCGAGAACATCAAGGTCCGCCGGTTTGCGTTGTTCACCGAGGGCGTGTGCGTGCCCTATATCCACGCCGGCGGCAAGATCGGTGTGCTGGTGAATCTGGAGACCAGCCTGACGGCCGAGCAGGTCAATGAGGTGGGCAAGGATGTGGCCATGCAGATCGCGGCCCTGAATCCCCGTTTCCTGGACAAGAGCCAGGTCGATCAGGCCACGCTGGACGAGGAGAAGAAAATCATGCTGGTCCAGATGGAGAACGATCCCAAGATGGCTGCCAAGCCGGATAAGGTCAAAGAGGGGATTGTCATCGGCAAGCTGGGCAAATTCTATAAGGAAAACTGCCTGCTGCAGCAGGAGTTCGTAAAGGACAACTCCATGAGCGTGGAGCAGCACATTGCCAACGTGGCCAAGAGCCTGGGCGGTACCATTGTGCTGAAGGACGCGGTCCGCTTCGAAAAGGGCGAGGGCATCGAGAAGAAGCAGGAAAACTTTGCGGAGGAAATTGCCAAGCAGTTGGGCAAGTAA
- the pyrH gene encoding UMP kinase: protein MAEPQYKRVLLKVSGEALAGDASRGLDFDVIGKVCDVIKKCTQAGVQVGIVVGGGNFWRGLKDGGDRMERTRADHMGMLATAINCLAIADVLEQKGVDVRVQTAIEMRSVAEPYIRSKAIRHMEKGRVVIFGCGTGNPFFSTDTAAVLRAAEIDADAILLAKNIDGVYSADPKKDPNAVKYDSISYDDVLAQHLQVMDSTATSLSMDNKIPVILFALKDPENIYRVVMGEKIGTIVKEEQ, encoded by the coding sequence ATGGCTGAACCGCAGTATAAGCGGGTGCTGCTGAAGGTCAGCGGCGAAGCCCTGGCTGGCGATGCCAGCCGTGGGCTGGATTTTGACGTCATCGGCAAGGTCTGCGATGTCATTAAGAAGTGTACACAGGCCGGCGTCCAGGTAGGGATCGTCGTGGGCGGTGGCAATTTCTGGCGGGGGCTCAAGGATGGCGGCGACCGGATGGAGCGGACCCGGGCCGACCACATGGGGATGCTGGCCACCGCCATCAACTGCCTGGCCATTGCGGATGTGCTGGAGCAGAAGGGTGTGGATGTGCGCGTACAGACGGCCATTGAGATGCGCTCCGTGGCCGAGCCCTACATCCGCTCCAAGGCCATCCGGCATATGGAAAAGGGGCGGGTGGTCATCTTTGGCTGCGGCACCGGCAACCCCTTCTTCTCCACCGATACCGCGGCGGTGCTGCGTGCGGCGGAGATCGACGCCGACGCCATCCTGCTGGCCAAAAATATCGACGGCGTCTACAGTGCCGACCCCAAGAAAGACCCCAACGCCGTGAAGTATGACTCCATCTCCTACGATGACGTGCTGGCCCAGCACCTGCAGGTGATGGATTCCACCGCGACGTCCCTCTCCATGGACAACAAAATTCCTGTGATTCTGTTTGCCCTCAAGGACCCGGAGAACATCTACCGGGTGGTCATGGGTGAAAAGATCGGTACCATTGTCAAGGAGGAACAGTGA
- the frr gene encoding ribosome recycling factor: MKEELKVYDVKMQKTVDVVVSDFASVRAGRANASVLDKIAVDYYGSPTPINQVAAISSPDPRSLMIQPWDATLLKAIEKAIQTSDLGINPQNDGRVIRLGFPQLTEERRRDLTKQVKKYGENGKVAVRNIRRDAMDKFKAMQKKSEITEDELKELEKELQDMTDKRCKQIDELTAKKETELMAV, translated from the coding sequence ATGAAGGAAGAGCTGAAGGTTTACGACGTCAAAATGCAGAAGACTGTGGATGTGGTAGTCTCCGACTTTGCCAGTGTCCGGGCCGGACGCGCCAATGCTTCCGTGCTGGATAAGATCGCCGTGGACTATTATGGCAGCCCCACCCCCATCAATCAGGTGGCGGCCATCTCCTCGCCCGATCCCCGCAGCTTGATGATCCAGCCCTGGGACGCCACGCTGCTCAAGGCCATTGAAAAAGCGATTCAGACCTCCGATTTGGGCATCAATCCCCAGAACGACGGCCGTGTTATACGCCTGGGCTTCCCCCAACTGACCGAGGAGCGCCGCAGGGACCTGACCAAGCAGGTAAAAAAGTATGGAGAGAACGGCAAGGTGGCGGTCCGCAATATCCGTCGGGACGCCATGGATAAGTTTAAGGCCATGCAGAAAAAGTCAGAGATCACCGAGGACGAGCTCAAGGAGTTGGAAAAAGAGCTGCAGGATATGACGGATAAACGCTGCAAGCAGATCGACGAGCTGACAGCCAAGAAGGAGACGGAGCTGATGGCTGTGTAG
- a CDS encoding isoprenyl transferase, which produces MPLFRKKENTAAPVDFDRLPRHIAIIMDGNGRWAKRRGLPRTAGHAAGAETFRTIATYCKDIGLEYLTVYAFSTENWKRPAEEVSAIMGLLRKYLLEAIGRMEKDRVKMRFFGDLSPLNEELRTLCRETEAISDRYEGCQVNICLNYGGRDELLRAARAFAGDCAAGRGDPNHLSEAEFSRYLFSAGVPDPDLVIRPSGELRISNFLLWQSAYAEFYFTDVLWPDFSKDELHKALAAYQGRSRRFGGI; this is translated from the coding sequence ATGCCGCTGTTCAGAAAAAAGGAAAATACGGCCGCGCCGGTAGACTTTGATCGTCTGCCGCGGCACATCGCCATCATCATGGACGGCAATGGCCGGTGGGCCAAGAGGCGGGGCCTGCCACGCACCGCCGGACACGCCGCGGGCGCCGAGACCTTTCGTACCATTGCGACTTACTGCAAGGACATTGGATTGGAGTATCTGACGGTCTACGCTTTTTCCACGGAGAACTGGAAGCGCCCGGCGGAGGAGGTCTCCGCCATCATGGGTCTGCTGAGGAAGTATCTGCTGGAGGCCATCGGGCGCATGGAGAAGGACCGGGTAAAAATGCGCTTCTTCGGGGATTTGTCTCCGCTGAATGAGGAGCTGCGGACCTTGTGCCGGGAGACCGAGGCGATCTCCGACCGCTATGAGGGGTGCCAGGTAAACATCTGCCTCAACTACGGAGGCCGGGACGAACTGCTCCGGGCGGCCCGGGCCTTTGCCGGGGATTGCGCGGCGGGCAGGGGAGACCCCAACCATCTGTCTGAGGCGGAATTTTCACGGTATCTGTTTTCCGCCGGCGTGCCGGACCCAGACCTTGTCATCCGGCCCAGCGGCGAGCTGCGCATTTCCAATTTTCTGCTGTGGCAGTCGGCCTACGCGGAGTTCTATTTTACCGACGTGCTTTGGCCGGACTTCAGTAAAGACGAGCTGCACAAAGCGCTGGCGGCCTATCAGGGGCGGTCGCGCCGATTTGGAGGGATCTGA
- a CDS encoding phosphatidate cytidylyltransferase, with amino-acid sequence MGKRIMVAVIFVPLIILMLFFAPSWVLPVVVSGLAMIALHEVLWSTGFVKNPKISGLAIVLAGLIPFWVFVGERMLPALVTLFLYVVLLFAVAMKSHYTVTMEKMGGSFFLSIVIPYFLSTFIRIREMPDWRYYILLPFVVAWLSDAFALFAGMAFGKHKLAPELSPKKTVEGAVGGVAGSVAATLIYGFVMSACFGAAAVRYGLLILYALLGAVVAQFGDLAFSYIKRQYDIKDYGTIFPGHGGVLDRFDSVIFCAPLLEILIVYFPAIQGAVG; translated from the coding sequence ATGGGTAAGCGGATCATGGTAGCGGTGATTTTTGTCCCGCTCATCATTTTGATGCTGTTTTTTGCGCCAAGCTGGGTATTGCCCGTTGTCGTGTCCGGCCTGGCCATGATCGCGCTGCACGAGGTGCTGTGGTCCACTGGATTTGTCAAAAATCCGAAGATCTCTGGCCTGGCCATCGTCCTGGCGGGCCTCATCCCCTTCTGGGTCTTTGTAGGAGAGCGAATGCTGCCCGCACTGGTGACCCTTTTCCTCTATGTGGTACTGTTGTTTGCAGTGGCTATGAAAAGCCACTATACGGTGACTATGGAGAAGATGGGGGGCTCTTTCTTCCTCTCCATCGTCATCCCCTATTTCCTGTCCACCTTCATCCGCATCCGTGAGATGCCCGACTGGCGCTACTATATCCTGCTGCCCTTTGTGGTAGCCTGGCTCAGCGACGCTTTTGCGCTGTTTGCGGGCATGGCCTTCGGAAAGCATAAGCTGGCCCCGGAGCTCTCCCCCAAAAAGACGGTGGAGGGGGCGGTTGGCGGCGTGGCAGGCTCGGTCGCCGCTACGCTGATCTACGGCTTTGTGATGTCCGCCTGTTTTGGGGCTGCCGCAGTGCGCTATGGGCTGCTGATCCTCTACGCACTGCTGGGGGCAGTGGTGGCCCAGTTTGGCGATTTGGCCTTCTCCTACATCAAGCGGCAGTATGACATCAAGGATTACGGCACGATCTTCCCCGGTCACGGCGGAGTGCTGGACCGCTTTGACAGCGTCATCTTCTGCGCTCCGCTGCTGGAGATCCTCATCGTCTATTTCCCGGCTATCCAGGGGGCGGTGGGATGA
- a CDS encoding 1-deoxy-D-xylulose-5-phosphate reductoisomerase: protein MKRTLSVLGSTGSIGRQTLEVAQACGLTVAALTANRNSLLLEEQARKFRPKLVAAVEESAAADLKVRLADTPIRVAAGPRGVLEAATLAEADTVVTAVMGVAGLEPTLAAIRKGKRIALANKETMVCAGKLVMDEADRYGAEIVPVDSEHSAIFQCLQGCRDRGEVRRLILTASGGPFFGWSREQLARVTKAQALCHPNWAMGAKITIDSATLMNKGLELIEAMGLYRMPPEKISIVIHRESIVHSLVEYCDNAVLAQLGAPDMRLPIQYALTWPARAPGPAASLDLLSCPPLTFAAPDCETFECLALALQAAAQGGTAPAVLSGANEAAVDLFLREEIGFLDIPRRVGEALERVKPVERPSLEDILLADHAAREAVRCAR, encoded by the coding sequence ATGAAAAGGACTCTTTCGGTGCTGGGGTCCACCGGCTCCATCGGGCGGCAGACCCTGGAGGTTGCGCAGGCCTGCGGCCTGACGGTGGCGGCGCTGACCGCCAACCGGAATTCTCTGCTGCTGGAAGAGCAGGCTCGGAAATTCCGGCCCAAGCTGGTGGCGGCGGTGGAGGAGTCGGCCGCCGCCGATTTGAAGGTGCGCCTGGCGGACACCCCCATCCGGGTGGCGGCCGGACCTCGGGGCGTTTTGGAGGCAGCCACCCTGGCGGAGGCCGACACCGTAGTCACCGCTGTGATGGGGGTGGCCGGGCTGGAGCCGACCCTGGCCGCCATCCGGAAGGGCAAACGCATCGCCTTGGCCAACAAAGAGACCATGGTCTGCGCCGGGAAGCTGGTCATGGACGAGGCAGACCGCTATGGGGCCGAGATTGTCCCGGTGGACTCGGAGCACTCGGCCATTTTCCAGTGCCTGCAGGGCTGCCGCGACCGGGGAGAGGTGCGCCGCCTGATCCTCACCGCCTCCGGCGGGCCCTTTTTCGGCTGGAGCCGGGAACAGCTCGCCCGGGTAACAAAGGCTCAGGCGCTGTGCCACCCCAACTGGGCCATGGGGGCCAAGATCACCATCGACTCCGCCACTCTGATGAACAAGGGCCTGGAGTTGATCGAGGCCATGGGCCTTTACCGAATGCCGCCGGAAAAGATTTCGATCGTGATCCATCGGGAGAGTATAGTTCACTCCTTGGTGGAATACTGTGATAATGCCGTATTGGCGCAGTTGGGCGCGCCGGATATGCGCCTGCCCATCCAGTACGCCCTTACCTGGCCGGCGCGGGCGCCGGGCCCGGCGGCGTCACTGGACCTGTTGTCCTGCCCGCCGCTCACCTTTGCCGCCCCGGACTGCGAGACCTTCGAATGTCTGGCACTGGCCCTTCAGGCGGCCGCGCAGGGGGGTACGGCGCCGGCCGTGCTCAGCGGAGCCAACGAGGCGGCGGTGGACCTCTTCCTGCGGGAGGAGATCGGCTTTCTGGACATCCCCAGACGGGTGGGAGAGGCTCTGGAGCGGGTCAAACCCGTAGAGCGGCCCTCTCTGGAGGACATCCTTCTGGCCGACCATGCCGCCAGAGAGGCGGTCCGCTGCGCCCGGTAA
- a CDS encoding M50 family metallopeptidase, with protein sequence MLYIIIAILMFGILIALHEFGHFITAKLLGVRVNEFAIGMGPLLFSTQKGETQYSLRAIPMGGFCAMEGEDDASDDPRAFSNKPAWRKFIILVAGSFMNFLTGFVLLALLLAQNTFFVVPVIDTLMEGFPYESAQGLLPGDRIVRVNGERIYTKSDLDLFFGRDEDGIMDLVIERDGVRLERPGFDLRPREYTYEGETVQMRGLICVREPFHVGNWLRQSWYNTIDMVRMVRLSLVDLFSGRAGIQDMSGPIGIVTMMSDVGAQSPNMAAALANILWFVAFIAINLAVMNLLPIPALDGGRIFFLAVNGLFSLLTRRKLDPKYEGYVNMAGFCCLILLMVVVAFNDIVKLFA encoded by the coding sequence ATGCTCTATATCATCATCGCCATTCTCATGTTTGGTATCCTCATCGCCCTGCATGAGTTCGGACACTTCATCACCGCCAAGCTGCTGGGGGTGCGGGTGAACGAATTTGCCATCGGCATGGGGCCACTGCTGTTCTCCACGCAAAAAGGGGAGACGCAGTATTCCCTGCGCGCCATCCCCATGGGCGGCTTTTGCGCCATGGAGGGGGAGGACGACGCCTCCGACGACCCCAGGGCATTTTCCAATAAGCCGGCCTGGAGAAAGTTCATCATTCTGGTGGCGGGATCCTTTATGAACTTCCTCACCGGCTTTGTCTTGCTGGCGCTGCTCCTGGCCCAGAATACCTTCTTTGTGGTCCCGGTCATCGACACGCTTATGGAAGGCTTTCCCTATGAAAGTGCCCAGGGGCTGCTGCCGGGCGACCGGATCGTCCGGGTCAACGGCGAACGGATCTATACCAAGAGTGATTTGGACCTGTTCTTTGGCCGTGACGAGGACGGCATCATGGATCTGGTCATTGAGCGGGACGGCGTACGCCTGGAGCGGCCGGGCTTTGATCTCCGGCCCCGGGAATACACCTACGAGGGCGAGACTGTGCAGATGCGGGGGCTCATCTGCGTCCGGGAGCCCTTCCACGTGGGAAATTGGCTGCGTCAGAGCTGGTACAATACCATTGATATGGTGCGGATGGTGCGCCTGTCCCTGGTGGATCTTTTTTCCGGTCGAGCCGGTATCCAGGACATGTCCGGCCCGATCGGCATCGTAACCATGATGTCGGACGTGGGGGCCCAGTCTCCCAATATGGCGGCCGCACTGGCGAATATCCTGTGGTTCGTGGCCTTCATCGCCATCAACCTGGCGGTGATGAACCTGCTGCCCATTCCAGCCCTGGACGGCGGGCGCATTTTCTTCCTGGCGGTCAACGGATTGTTCTCTCTGCTTACCCGGCGGAAGCTGGACCCCAAATACGAGGGCTATGTGAATATGGCGGGGTTTTGCTGCCTGATCCTGCTGATGGTGGTTGTGGCCTTCAATGATATTGTCAAGCTATTTGCGTAA
- the ispG gene encoding flavodoxin-dependent (E)-4-hydroxy-3-methylbut-2-enyl-diphosphate synthase, with translation MTKQINIGGVPVGGGAPIPIQSMCNTRTDDVAATVAQIHRLEAAGCDIIRVAVPDQAAARAVGAIKEQIHIPLVVDIHFDYRLALESVAAGCDKVRINPGNIGDAERVKAVARACREKGVPIRIGVNGGSLEKPLLARYGGVTPEALVESAFGHIALLHRFDFDDICISLKSSDVRTTMAAYRLMSERCDYPLHLGVTETGTIRMGTLKSAIGIGGLLGFGIGDTLRVSLSADPVEEVYAARDILKALGIRQEGPDLIACPTCGRTRIDLIGLVEEVECRLKGVEKPITVAVMGCVVNGPGEASAADVGIAGGDGVGLLFRRGEIVKKVPQAELVDELFALIEEL, from the coding sequence ATGACAAAGCAGATCAACATTGGGGGCGTTCCCGTGGGTGGGGGCGCTCCCATTCCCATCCAGTCCATGTGCAACACCCGTACCGACGATGTGGCGGCCACCGTGGCGCAGATCCACCGGCTGGAGGCGGCGGGCTGCGACATCATCCGGGTAGCCGTGCCCGACCAGGCGGCGGCCCGTGCTGTGGGCGCCATCAAAGAGCAGATTCACATTCCGCTGGTGGTGGATATCCACTTCGATTACCGTCTGGCTCTGGAATCCGTGGCAGCCGGATGCGACAAGGTGCGCATCAATCCCGGCAACATCGGGGACGCCGAACGGGTGAAGGCGGTGGCGCGGGCCTGCCGGGAGAAGGGCGTCCCCATCCGGATTGGGGTCAACGGCGGGTCTCTGGAAAAGCCGCTGCTGGCCAGGTACGGCGGGGTAACGCCCGAGGCCCTGGTGGAGTCCGCCTTCGGACACATTGCGTTGCTGCATCGCTTCGATTTTGACGACATCTGCATCTCCCTCAAGTCCTCCGACGTGCGGACCACCATGGCGGCCTACCGGCTCATGAGCGAGCGGTGCGATTATCCGCTTCACCTGGGCGTCACCGAGACGGGTACCATCCGCATGGGCACCCTCAAGTCTGCCATAGGCATCGGCGGTCTGCTGGGCTTCGGCATCGGGGACACCCTGCGGGTGTCTCTGTCCGCCGACCCGGTGGAGGAGGTCTACGCCGCCCGGGATATCCTGAAGGCCCTGGGCATCCGACAGGAGGGTCCCGACCTGATCGCCTGTCCCACCTGCGGCCGCACCCGGATCGACCTCATCGGCCTGGTCGAGGAGGTGGAGTGCCGCCTCAAAGGAGTGGAGAAGCCCATCACCGTGGCGGTTATGGGCTGCGTGGTCAACGGCCCCGGAGAGGCATCGGCCGCCGACGTGGGCATTGCAGGGGGAGACGGCGTGGGCCTGCTCTTCCGCAGGGGAGAGATCGTAAAGAAGGTGCCCCAGGCGGAGCTGGTGGACGAGCTGTTTGCCCTGATCGAGGAATTGTAA